The Haliotis asinina isolate JCU_RB_2024 chromosome 3, JCU_Hal_asi_v2, whole genome shotgun sequence genome segment TACACTCCCTTCTTTTTCCTATCGTCCTTCAAGATTGTTGTGAACCTTCTAACATCTTCTGTCATATATCCATAATGATTGTGTTGCCAGTGCATTCATTATCGTCATACAACTATCCATTCAAGTTTTTTAAACTGTAAGTTAATCCCGAATATCCCTTACTTCTTACACAGAGTTGTTTCTTGTATCAGTTGACGAGTAGCAGCCAACTAAGGGGCACATGTGATGTAATTATAGCAATGTATTACTGTCAGGCTTCATTTGTTGTGATATCCGCTGTGACTGTCAGCAGGAAACAGTAGATTACCTGAGATTGTGGGGTCGAGCCACGGATTGTTCTCAGCCTGAAAATGCGCCTCAGTGTGTACGttagtgagagtgagagagtttagtattacgccacacccagaaatattccagctatgtggcggcgatctgtaaataatcgagtctggaccagacactccagtgatgaacatcaatctgcgcaattgggaaccgatgacatgtgtcaaccaagtcagcgagcgtgaccacccgatcccgttagtcgccacttacgacaagcatagtcgccttttgtggcaagcatgggttgctgaggcctattctaccccgggaccttcacgggtccaaataATTAAGAGGTAAAACCTAATTTAATGCAGTACCCAGAGTATGTTTTCCTAATACCTGTGTCACTGGCGTCTGAGTGATTGATAGTGGTATGGTGAGGTATGGTCATGGTGGTGACTATAGTGTTATGTTTGTAGATTACTCACTTCTTATGTTAGCATAGTATGTATTAACTCAACGTGATTATTCTGATGAAAGAACCCTGACTCTACGAAACAAAGAAATACTTGGTTTTTATCCATGAAACAATGTCTTGTTTTCATCTAAAGTATTAAAGCTGTCAGGGTAGAGTACTCTTTCTATTTCTCTTTATGTGTTCGTCCGCAGTAAAGAAACATTTTAGATTCGTTGGCGTTGTCTCAGAGATGAAGTTGTTTTAACTCGCCTCAGACTGGGGCATTATGGATTAAAGGCATATAAAAGCATTTTCGATAACGACATCTCTCCTCTGTGTGGAAGCTGTAACTGACACTGCCGAAAAACAGTTCAGCACTACCTCATTGAATGTCCAGCTCATGAAAGGCTCTGAGAGACATTGTGCTTAACAAAAACCAAAACTAATTTTACACTGAACACAATACTTGGCGATAATTTAATATGTGGTTGCATATGGTGTATTAGTCTTCCTCGTTAAAACGGATAAGTACGACGTAAGTTAACTGGACAAAAATTTAACAGTTTGTTGGGCGCATATAGGCCTTTTAAGGCCCAAGGTCGCCCTAAAACCTTATCTGCCTACCTGCCTTTTTCAATAGAGCCTGCCAGAGCAGAAATAGATGACTGGTGCATACTGTTTTCTGAATCATTTCAACGCGATATTTGATATAGTGCAGATACAGTATCTACATTCTAAACAATGATTGATCAGACAAGTGATTAAGACTAAAACAATGACATGCGTCATTGACACTAACGTTCACGGTGCCACGGACATCATATATTTTAAACCAGGAATTTTTACTTAGATAAAATTTTGCGACTGAACAGTCAGTACCATAAATGCGACGATAAAATTTTGCGAGTTGTAAGACTTTGATCAGTGTACTCACTTTGCTATTTTCTCTGCCTTAGTTTGTGCTAGAAATACACGCATGAGACGTATGAGAAAGGAAATCTTGCTCTTTCATCTCATTGCGCCATGCGCGGCACAGTGTCTGATACGATACTCACCGATACTATTATCCTTAGAACAACTGATTGCTGATGATATGTTTAttcaacaataaaaacattaccTCAGACTACATTAGCTCATTATTTGATTTGAAATCAAACGTGTTTTATTAATTTCCtgttattttaaaatttaaaagtaGAGCATGAAATAGGCAGATGTAGTGTGTTTTTTCTTACTTATCAGCAACATGTGGAAGTTTGTTAGCGTTACGAGTCGCGTTTGCTCAGGGTTTACCTGACCCGCGAAATGCTGAAACACCAGAAAAGACAGCGAGAATGAGTAAGTTAACAAGGCTGTTATGGAAGCGTGGCATGAAGAGGAAGAGAGAGAATAAGCgtacgcgttcggttttaaatcaaatttagagctattataatttcgttatatacctctgattttccaacacagtatgtttatctcctcaTTTTCATGAAACCCGAGCTAAAATTAACCATTATGGAAAGAACAACTTGGGTCCAGTTTCAAACAGATTTTTGGGGGCAATTTTCAGTTCCTGCGTTTCGTATTTTCTGAAAGTTAAAACTCAAGCAGAGTGTATGCTCTTCATAAATACGTTGGTATCATTTTGCACATCACACCCTATTCAATGTTGTAACAACAGTCACAAAAGATATTCACATCATGCATGCTTGTGATgaatgtcatccatatatttcaGTGTGGGTATGTTCAACCTGCTTCCATAACAACGATGCCTCCCATGACAGTTGCCAAGCATGTGGAACACCCAAACTGATGAGGACAAGAAGTGTCGAAAAAGGTATGAATTCCACTCTTAGCAGAAACGTCACGCGATTAAGGTTTTAATCTACTACTGTTACAATGTTAGGGCCACGCAAAATCAAATCACGTTTGTTAATATAGATAAAACAGTTTCCACCTTTCGATCTAAAGGTTTATCGGAAGACTTTCATATTTAGTTCCTTAGTTGTAGCAACCTATAAAGAGGTATGCTTTGTTACTTCACGTGTCTTAACAGGTACAGTCATTATTTGTTGTTAGTTCAAACATATTTTCCCGCTGGGCAACACCACATTGAAAATTCAAACGAGATTATTGTACTGTTTGGCATTAATATTATGAACATGTACAGttctatttctttctttttcgaAGGAGCACAACGGATGCCAATAGGTCCATGCTCTATCCCGAATGATCCTGCTCCTAAACCTCCATTATCGGTTAAACCTGTGTACAGTACACCAACCCAGAAGATCGCACGTGTCAACCCTGTTCCAAAACCCCGTCAAGGAATAGGTATGTCTACAGGTTGACATCAAAGAGGTTCCATAACCTTAGCTGTCTCCCATGTGTTTTACATAGATTCATGGTACATCTTcttcatgtttatatatattccAAGAGATTTAACCAACGTAATAAAGAACAGGTACTCGCAATATCATACATGGAAATTTATGGATAGCGAAGTTCTGTCCGGATCCAATCTAAAGGATATATCATGCTTACTGGTCATACGTAATCAATTATATCTGGTTATACATATGCGTATTGATCCAAGTGTATATAGATAATGTAATACATTAATAAAGgaattatgttgtttgttttttttcagtatcgGGCGAATTGAGATTCGTACTGCTTGGTAAAACTGGAGCCGGAAAGAGTGCAACTGCAAACACAATACTAAATGAGAAAGTTTTTGACTCAAGATCATCAATGTCCTCGGTTACCGAAAAATGTCAGTTTGTACATCGCGAGGTATTTGGCAACACCATCCAGATTGTTGATGCACCCGGGTTATTTGACACCAATACAAAGAAGGAGGTTATTGATAAGGAAATTAAGAAATGTATTGCAATTTCAGCTCCAGGACCACATGCCTTCTTGTTGGTTTCATCCTTAACCAACAGGTTTACCGAAGAAGAAGGAAAGGTTTTTGACGAAATTGATGACATGTTTGGTGAACATGTGCTCAAATACATGGTCGTTGTCTTTACTGGAAGAGATCAAATTCAACCCAAAACAGTGGAGAAACACATTCAAGATGCTCCAGACAAATTAAAACAGATTCTACGTAATGCCGGTGGCGGATATGTCACCCTAAACAACCGAGGTGACACATCTGAAAAAGAAGCTGATGTGAAATGCCTTTTACAACGCATCAAGGACACGGTCAAGAAGAATGGAGGGAAACATTTCACGTCGAAGATGTTTCAAGAGGCAGAGGATATTATTCAAGAGAGGATCCGGAGAGATAGGGCGgagaaagaacaagagatgagAAAGGAAATTGAAGCAGA includes the following:
- the LOC137277593 gene encoding GTPase IMAP family member 9-like; its protein translation is MWVCSTCFHNNDASHDSCQACGTPKLMRTRSVEKGAQRMPIGPCSIPNDPAPKPPLSVKPVYSTPTQKIARVNPVPKPRQGIVSGELRFVLLGKTGAGKSATANTILNEKVFDSRSSMSSVTEKCQFVHREVFGNTIQIVDAPGLFDTNTKKEVIDKEIKKCIAISAPGPHAFLLVSSLTNRFTEEEGKVFDEIDDMFGEHVLKYMVVVFTGRDQIQPKTVEKHIQDAPDKLKQILRNAGGGYVTLNNRGDTSEKEADVKCLLQRIKDTVKKNGGKHFTSKMFQEAEDIIQERIRRDRAEKEQEMRKEIEAELREEIKKEREHYEMLHEANMKQMEELKLKLKEERDKDARKRSVVRQNERTMEELVEKEMEMKAKKGKLVQQMQKAEGGERMKIQHQLASVAEEVKNVLAERKRIEDEVTDDRFQAECDLRAQQVRRDERENIQKEDESTLHRFADGMKTMGKRFLSLFK